Part of the Lotus japonicus ecotype B-129 chromosome 6, LjGifu_v1.2 genome, TGGTATCTTTGATGTTATCTTATTGCAGAATTTTACAGGACATAGTTTTCAGGGCTTAAGATTTTGTTCAAATTTAAGCGTCTAAGCTGttaacattttctttttagtATATGAAACACAATCCTTTTGTTGGTATAAAATGAGAAGTGGAATTCATGGTTTCATTATAACTTCAAAAGCTATTAGAAATATACATTACAATTGATGCATGTTAGGTACCAGAGGAAATCAAAGAAACAGAAGTGATTTGTATATTAATTAGCACTGAATCCCCTGGAATATGAATTCCAGAAGCAGTGTTTGCAGGAATACAGAAATGACAAGAAAGAAAATAGAGCAATTCGAGAAGCTCTGGCTCTCCTAATTTCCCAGCCAAAAACCAGCCTACCTTCCTTTCTCTATAACTGACCATATATATCCTTAGTCTATAGACTCTGGTCCCCACTCTATGGCCTAGACACCTCACCAGGTTGTTATTTAGAATCTATAACCTTCTAGAAGGAATTATCATTAGGGCAGCTGTCACAGGTTTTGGGCCTCCTAGTGTAAACCTTGCCAAACTTGGGCCTGCTAGTGATTGTTGCAACATCTCTCCCTCCTTGAAGaatcaccttgtcctcaaggtgatgGTTTGGAAATTGTTCAATCAGCTTGGTGAAATCTTCCCAGGAATCTTCAAAGTCAGGAAGGTTCTTCCATTTCACCAACACTTCTAACTTGCCCTGATCATTTTCTCTCATATCCACAATTGCTTTAGGTTCCACTTCAAGTTCCCACTCCTCATTCAAATCAGCTGGCAATGGTTGGCTCACAATGCCTTCCTTCACTGCCTTCTTGAGTAAAGATATGTGGAAAACTGGGTGCACCTTGCTGCCTTCAGGTAGTTGCAACTTGTAAGCAGCAGGATTGATCTTCTCAATGATGGGAAAAGGGCCATAGTATCTTGGACTCAACTTTTGATTCTTCCTCCTTGCTAGACTCTTAAGTTTGTAAGGTTGAATCTTGAGGTAGACCATATCCCCTACATCAAATTGTATGTCCCTTCTGTGCCTGTTCTCTTGTTGCTTCATTCTGTTTTGTGCCTTCTCCAGATTTTCCTTGAGttcatctagcatcatattccTTTCAGCAGTTAATTTTTCCACTTCATCCACAGTTACTAAGGAATCAGTCCCCCTGACTATCACAGGTGGATCCTTCCCATACAAAGCCTTGAAAGGAGTGGTTTTAATAGCAAAATGGTAATTGGTATTATACCAATACTCTGCCCAACTCAACCATTTGGGCCATTGTTTAGGTTTAGTCCCTGTCACACATCTCAGATAAGTCTCTACACATCTATTCACTACTTCAGTTTGCCCATCTGTTTGAGGGTGATAAGCTGAACTGAATTTTAGCTTCGTTCCTGCCAACTTAAACATTTCAGACCAGTAAGTGCTCAAGAAACTCTATCCCTGTCAGAAACTATAGAGGTAGGGAACCCATGTAGCTTTACTACTTCCTTAGTGAAAATTTCTGCTATCTCTTTGGCATTATAAGGGTGTGAAAGAGCAATAAAATGGGCATATTTGGTAAACCTGTCCACCACAACTAGGATTGTATCCTTCCCCATAGCCTTAGGTAATCCTCCTATGAAATCCATAGAGATGTCTGACCATACCTGAGACGGAATTGGAAGAGGTTGGAGGAAACCAGCTGGGTTAAGAGCTTCATACTTGTTCCTTTGACAAGTTTCACAGCTCTGTACAAACTTCTGTATATCCAGCCTCATTCCCTCCCAAAGGAACAAAGTTGAGATCCTCTTGTAGGTTCTAAAAATTCCTGCATGCCCTCCCAAAGCTGATTCATGGAATTCCTTCATGATAGTGTTGATTTTGCAGTAACTCTTAGGTAGCACCATTCTGTCTTTGTAATACAACCTTCCCCTTTTCATGTGATACCCAGCTGAAGAACTGCCCTGTGTTGTGATCTCCTGGATAATCTTCCTATACTTCTCTTCTGCCATAACCTTCTCTTCCAAATCTCCCCATTCTTCACATTGAATGGAAGATATTGCAGAGAATTGTAACTTCCTTGACAAGGCATCTGCTGCCTTATTCTCGATTCCAGGTTTGTATTTAATCTCAAAATCAAACCCCAGAAGCTTAGTTACCCATCTTTGTTGTTCCTCCCCCATCAACCTCTGGTCAGCCAAGAACTTCAAACTTTTTTGGTCTGTGTGTATGATGAATTTTCTGCCCAAAAGATAATGTCTCCATTTCTGGACAGCAAGGACCACTGCCATCAGTTCCCTTTCGTATACAGATTTGGCTTGAGCCCTTTCAGATAAGGTCTTGCTCATGTAAGCTACAGGTCTCCCTCCTTGCATCAGGACAGCTCCTAACCCCTTGCCAGATGCATCTGTTTCCAGGATAAAGCTCTTATCAAAATCTGGCACAGCTAGCACAGGAACAGTTGTCATGACCTCTTTAAGCTTTGCAAATGCTTGGTCTGCCTCCTCAGACCATAGGAAGTTATTCTTCTTGAGCAGCTGGTTCAAAGGCTGAGCCAGTTTGCTATAGTTTTTGACAAATCTCCTATAATATCCAGTCAAGCCTAGGAATCCTCTTAAACCTTTCAACTCCTTGGGAATGGGCCAACTCAACATATCCTTAATTTTGCTAGGATCAGCAACAACACCATCCTTTGATATCACATGTCCCAAGTAAGCCAACTCTGGCTgaccaaaagaacacttcttcTTGTTAGCTACAAGATGATTCTCCTTTAAAGCTCCCAGCACTTGTGCCAAATGCTCCTCATGTAGTTCCACAGTCTTGCTGTAAATCAATATGTCATCAAAAAATACCAAGGCAAATTTCCTCAAGAATGGTTTTAAGACTTGATTCATCAATGCTTGAAAGGTGGAGGGTGCATTTGataacccaaatggcatgacaaGGTATTCATAGTGGCCCTCATGGGTCCTAAAAGCTGTTTTGGGAATGTCTTCTTCCCTCATTCGAATTTGGTGATAAACTGATTTTAAATCAAGTTTGGAAAACACCACAGCAGTACCAATCTCATCAAGCAACTCATCAATGATTGGTATAGGGAACTTGTCAGGGATTGTCAATTTGTTAAGAGCCCTATAGTCCACACAGAAACGCCACCCaccatccttctttttcactAGAATTGCAGGGCTACTAAAGGGGCTGGTGCTTGGCCTGATGATCCCAGATAGTAGCTTTCCTTGAacttggttttcaatttcattcTTCTGGTAAAAAGGGTACCTATAAGGCCTGATGTTAGGGATTTGAGCTCCCTCTTGTAGCAGTATAGCATGGTCAGTAGCTCTCTTAGGAGGTAACCCCTTAGGCTCTTTGAACACTTCAGGAAATACAACCAAGATTTTCTCCGAATTCTCTATGATTACAGTTTCTCCCATGGTCTCTTTTTCAACACTCTCAAGAGAGAAACAAaactctttttcttcttttaacttTGTCCTCTGTATTGCTTTCCAGTCAGCTATGTCCTTGCACCCTGAAAGTTCTCCTTGCAGAATGAATTGTTGGCCATTAACTTCCCATTTCAATGTGAGATTCTGGAAGTTGGCCTCAATGTTTCCCAGACTAGCCAACCAATCCATCCCCAACACCACATCAGCTCCTCCCAATCCCAGAATGAAGAAATGCTGCTTGATGGAAATTCCTTGAACTTCCATCTCCAGATTCTTACATACTCCCGAATTTCTCTCCTTAGCACCATTTCCCACCTCCACTATGTATTCAGTGGTTGCAATCACAGGTAACTCCAATTCAGATACCAGAACTTGAGAGATAAAATTGCTAGTTGCTCCACAGTCCACTAATACCCTCACTTCTCTGTTATTAATTCTCCCCTTCACCTTGAATGACTTGTTAGAGTTTAATCCCTCCTTGCTATTTAAGGACAGTTGCAAAACCTTTCCTTCCAACACAAACTCACcatcttctgcttcttcaaacacctcctcttcttcatcctcttcctcAACTTCCATTAGAATCAGCTGAAAGTTCTTCTTGGTGCATATGtgctccttgccccacttctcCCCACATTTGAAACATAAACCTTTCCTGCTTCTCTCCTGCAGTTCATCTTGAGACAACCTCTGCCCCCCGTTCCATTTTCTCTCTGGATTTTTGTTTTCTCCCACTGGATTCCCAGGATTCCCTTTGTTCTAGAAAGTTTTTCCCCCTTGATCTTGGTTTACCCCAGATCCTTTGTAAGGGATAATCACCCCTGCTTTGTATTTCCCTTTATCCCTCCATCTTCTGTCCTCTTCTCTGGTTTTCTCTCCTCTCATGGTGGAATTTTTCTCCTCTAGGAGCAAGGCTCTGTCCATTAAATCTGACAGATCTTCTGCGACATACAGCTTCATCTCAGCCCGGATTTCCTCCTGTAACCCATTTAAGAACACCCCCTTTAGGACTTCCCGATCTGCATTCCTCATGGGTGCTGCAGTCTTTTCGAATCTCTCCCTGTACTCCATGACACTTCCACTCTGCTTGATGCTAAACAAAGGCCCATAAGGATTCTGAACCAGATCAGGCTGAAACCTTCGAATCAAAGCCTGCTTAAATGGCTCCCATGCTCGCACTGGAGCTTGATCCTCCCACCACTGGAACCAGCCCAGAGCACCTTCTTCCATGGCTATCATCACCATCTCGAGcttgtcttcttcttccactCTACTGAGACGAAAGAATCTCTCCACTCGAGTAATCCAGCCGTAAGCATCCTTTCCGTTGAACATAGGAATGTCGATTCTCCTCCCTGTGATGGCTCGCAGGTGGCTCCTATGGTGTTGATGATCGTGTCGTTCCCTGCTACGCGATAAATCGCGCGACCCGGTTGGTGACCCGGTTCGTGAACCGCCCCACGATCTCGCGTTCGAATCATGGCTTCGAGCATGCGAGTGTTCTCGACGGCGAGGAGTGTTGGAACGCCCTCGAGTCCTCCTCCGTTCGCGACTTATCACCAGTCGCCGGAGTTCTTCAAACTGTTCGGTGGCTGTTTCCCTCATTTCCGATAAGGATCGCTCCAATTGGTCTACGCGGTTTTCCATGGCGCTGCGAGTAATCACCATACAAAGCTCCCTCAggatcgggagctctgataccaatgttaggtACCAGAGGAAATCAAAGAAACAGAAGTGATTTGTATATTAATTAGCACTGAATCCCCTGGAATATGAATTCCAGAAGCAGTGTTTGCAGGAATACAGAAATGACAAGAAAGAAAATAGAGCAATTCGAGAAGCTCTGGTTCTCCTAATTTCCCAGCCAAAAACCAGCCTACCTTCATCTCTCTATAACTGACCATATATATCCTTAGTCTATAGACTCTGGTCCCCACTCTATGGCCTGGACACCTCACCAGGTTGTTATTTAGAATCTATAACCTTCTAGAAGGAATTATCATTAGGGCAGCTGTCACAGGTTTTGGGCCTCCTAGTGTAAACCTTGCCAAACTTGGGCCTGCTAGTGATTGTTGCAACAACGCATGGAAAGAAGAAacttttttgttgttattttagCTGCTCTATTACATGGTATACATATGCTGCCGGTCTAATCTAATTGGACCCTAATAAATGGTGATTCAAATGAAgtaagaaaatgaagagaaaagaaCAATCATGATGTTATATCACTCAGCTAGCTCCATTTCTTCTTGTAACTCATTTGAGAAAAGGACACTCATGAGGGTCAGCACTTGCACCTGATGAAATCATAAACCCAAGTACCAGCCATTGCTCCCATAACAGGCGACACCAAATATATCCACAATGCTGTGTAATTATTGTGCACAATTGCAGGTCCTAGGCTTCTTGCTGGATTCAATGATGCTCCGGTGATTGGCCTGTCAAATATTCTTGCATAAGTTCAAAGTTTGACCTTCTTCAAAATGGGTTAACATCTTAATTTTATTGTTGATTATTGGCTGCActtaaaatatcatgttaatTATATACAATCAGACTTTGAGATAGGTTAATACCCGGCAAACAACACATTTATCATTATCGTTGACCCAACTGCAATTCCAGCCAACTCACCAATCTGCATATTCAAAGGCACATAATTTGTAATATATCTATTACTAATATTTCTTGATGAAAATGTTAAATAGAAGATATAATCCAATAATTAATCACCAAATTATCAAGATTATTTTAGTAATTAGAAGAGGATAGATTACCGCTCTGTTATCTGTGGCTACTGCAGAAATAACAAACATGAGTTGGAAAGTGATTATGAACTCAATAAGAAAAGCTTGAAGGTCAGAACCAGCAGGGAGTGTTCCTACGAAATGGTCATCTTTGCCATTGAACATAAGTCTCAGGGCTCCACTCGCAAGTGTGGATCCAATTAATTGAGCTACTATATAAGCTGGTACCTGCAACATAATTAAAATCAAGAATAatttacttatattaaatattattggtCTACTTAGGATGATATTAAGTTATACAGATGGGTAATTTAGAGAACCTCAATTAGGAAAGAACAAAATAATTGTTTTCAGCAATTGGAATAGGAAATGAGAGGCGGTACATCGTAAAACTTAGGTACAGTTTCATGTTTGCAGTTTTTACTGTTGTCTAATTAGAATATGACACACAGATGGGAAATGATATGATAGTAAGAAATTATCACAATTAATTTAGTGTATAGCTGAGTTTTTTATTGGTTCATAGCAaagacacacaaaaaaaaattgcatataAGTTTTATCCTATAAACTTGACAAGAAAATGTTTTGATTGAAGAAAATAATTGTTATAAGTTTCCCTCAAAATTGAACAGGGAGTCTCAATGAGAATTCCCTAatgatgattttcttttgtcatTCCAAAcatgattaattgatatttCATGATTCCTTTGTTGTTTTTATGATGAAAACACAACCAAATCTGAATCCATATATGATTATTTGATTTAACCTGTTTCAAAGGGAACCTTCTGGTGGAAGCATGAGCAAGGGTGACAGCAGGATTGAAATGAGCACCAGAGATGTGACCAACAGAGTAAATCAACACCATGACTGTGAGTCCCCAAACAATTGCAATCCCAGGAAGTGTGAGCACCTTGTCGTTGTTAAGGTTCACCACCACCGCACCACACCCTGCAAACACCATGAAGTAGGTGCCAATCACCTCTGCTACcacctatatatatattcaacaaACCAACACAACAATTTTTTCAATCAAAACAATTTCATGCCACCTTATGAGTTTTGTATGGAGAACAAAAGAGAGATACCAACCTTGTGCAAAAGGGGAACACAATCATTAGACTTTTTGGAGGAATTAAAGTTCACTACATTTGGACCTGCCTCTATGTTTCCATCGTTTGATGCAATTTCAGCCATTACAAATGATCGATAGAGAATAAGGACAATACTATAAAGTTGAAAAAGATGGCAAAAGAAGAATGGTTTGCTTTGTCTCCAAGAGCACTGGAGTTTATGTTAGAAGCAGAGAGATTCAGAGATTGAACTTTTTATTCTCATGTATTGGTAAGGAGAATGGACCAAACTACTCCTTTATGTTTTTGCTCTTCTGTCTTTTTTATAGGAATTAATATTCTGACTCATTTATGAAGTTTAAACAGTACAAGTTGTACActttgaggaagaagagagtTTCTTCATCTATATTATATAGAAGTCAATGAGATCCATGATGCTTTTATTAATCATTTGATGTCATCAATACCCTACTCTATACGAAAACATGTATCGTCATTTATCAGAGAACCAtttaatcccaaaagcttaaattGTTGGGTAATGGTCACtttaatagttttatattatactctaacacgctccctcacgcaagagccatTTGGGCTTGAAGTGTGGATAATGGACatgcccacctaccatgtgcttaaattccactttttaattagaaagtgaggggagtaaggatcgaactctagagtCTAGACTACTAAGTCATagatgctctgataccatgtcaagtaACCACTTaattccaaaagcttaagctgttgggtaagggccactttaatggttttatattatactctAACATGTATTTTTAATCATAAGTACCACCCGCACGCGTATATTGACAAACACAAGATTGTTCTAGCTTAAGCAAAGATTTCCGACCGATTCGTTGTGAATATATTTGCGTTAAATACTTGGTAAAGAGATAAATTAAAGTTccaatttaattaacaaaaattaaagttaaaaaattGATAGAAACATTAGTTTACATTCCCACTGGCTGTCTTGTTTTACTGGGTTATATATTTGCAAAAAACCCCTAACTAGTGATTACTTTTCACACACTAGCTAGTGATTCTTTCTTACAGTTGAACCCTAGTACATGGTGATCTTCAAACCAACAAAATGATCAAGAGAAAATAATACATTGACTCTTGTGTATCACTTAGCTCCTTTAAGGAAAGAGGAACTCTTGGTGAGTTCACGCACAGGCTTGTTGGTGATTCTGATGAAACTATAGGCCCATGTACCAGCCACTGCACCCAGAATTGGTGAAACCATGTATATCCATATTCCTTTGTACTGATTATGCACAATTGCAGGTCCTAAGCTTCTTGCTGGGTTCATTGATGCTCCAGTAATTGGCCTGTCAAATTTAATTTCACACATTGTAAGTTCTTAGCTTAACTTTGCTTCCAATAGTGTGtcacattttaattttattaaatttttggtAAAAACGTTCACTAAAATTGGCTAATTCAATTAGGTAATGAGATAGATTAATACCCTGCAAACAACACATTTAGCATTACTGTAGATCCAACTGCAAGCCCAGCCAACTCGCCAATCTGCaggattcaataaaaaaaaaggaataattAAGCAGAGTTATAGAAATTTTGTTCATACATTTTTAATGTAAGAACATGAGACTTTACCGCTCTGTTATCAGTAGCAACTCCGGAGACGACGAACATGAGGAGGAAAGTGATTATGAATTCAACAACAAAAGCTTGCAGGTCAGAACCAGCAGGAAGTGTTCCTGTAAAATGGTTATCTTTTCCACTGAATATAAGTCTGAGAGTTCCACTTGCAAGGGTGGATCCAATGACCTGAGCTAATATATAAGCTGGTACCTGCAATATGATTCAAATAAAGCAAAATTCAACATTTTGAGATTAATAAGGTACCAAAATTGGTGCCTATTTTGTATCCatacaaaataattaaacaCATTCTCCTATATATAGAAGCTTAAATAATCAAAGTGAAATCACCAAAAAAGCGTATCAACTAACATAAGATTGTTTTATTTTATGTCAATATTTCGGGTTCGAGTCCCTGTGAATACAACTACGTTAAATCTTGTTAGGGAG contains:
- the LOC130726156 gene encoding aquaporin NIP1-2-like gives rise to the protein MAEIASNDGNIEAGPNVVNFNSSKKSNDCVPLLHKVVAEVIGTYFMVFAGCGAVVVNLNNDKVLTLPGIAIVWGLTVMVLIYSVGHISGAHFNPAVTLAHASTRRFPLKQVPAYIVAQLIGSTLASGALRLMFNGKDDHFVGTLPAGSDLQAFLIEFIITFQLMFVISAVATDNRAIGELAGIAVGSTIMINVLFAGPITGASLNPARSLGPAIVHNNYTALWIYLVSPVMGAMAGTWVYDFIRCKC
- the LOC130722694 gene encoding aquaporin NIP1-2-like isoform X1, whose amino-acid sequence is MADEVVLNVNNEASKKCDSIEEDCVPLLQKLVAEVLGTYFLIFAGCASVVVNLNNDKVVTLPGIAIVWGLAVMVLVYSIGHISGAHFNPAVTIAHVTTKRFPLKQVPAYILAQVIGSTLASGTLRLIFSGKDNHFTGTLPAGSDLQAFVVEFIITFLLMFVVSGVATDNRAIGELAGLAVGSTVMLNVLFAGPITGASMNPARSLGPAIVHNQYKGIWIYMVSPILGAVAGTWAYSFIRITNKPVRELTKSSSFLKGAK
- the LOC130722694 gene encoding aquaporin NIP1-2-like isoform X2, which gives rise to MQLVAEVLGTYFLIFAGCASVVVNLNNDKVVTLPGIAIVWGLAVMVLVYSIGHISGAHFNPAVTIAHVTTKRFPLKQVPAYILAQVIGSTLASGTLRLIFSGKDNHFTGTLPAGSDLQAFVVEFIITFLLMFVVSGVATDNRAIGELAGLAVGSTVMLNVLFAGPITGASMNPARSLGPAIVHNQYKGIWIYMVSPILGAVAGTWAYSFIRITNKPVRELTKSSSFLKGAK